AGCTATCAGATCAAGGGTTGGCTTCTTGCCTTAATCATCTTATTTGGCTTTGAGGTAATAGAGGGTATTACACATTATTTGCGTCATGCCAAAAGGCTAATGAACCTCTCCAGCGAAGCAAGAAAAAAGGGTATCATAACCAAAGAGCTTTTAAACCTAATGAACAACAGGCTCGGTAATTTTCTTCTTTATTTGGATATACCAAATTTTCTTATTATTGCGTGCCTCGCAATATTTAAACCCTTTTAGAGAATGAAGGAGGATAGATATGTCTTACAAGGATGTTTTGGTCTTTGCAAAAGAAAATCCAGTATGTTTTCTTGCCACGATGGATGGAGATCAGCCCCACGTCAGGGCATTTCTTTCAGTATTCTTTGATGATGATAAAATTTATTTTACGACAGGTGCTATGAAAAATGTTTTTAAACAATTGAGCAAAAATCCGAAGGTAGAGATCTGTTACTGTTCTCAGGATTTCAGCAGAATGATGCGCATTACAGGCGAGTTTGAAATAATCGATGACCGTGCAAAGAAACAGAAATTGATTGACGAGAGGGACTATCTCAAGAGATTTAAGGCTGATGATCCGCAATTTATTCTCTTAAGACTCTCACATGGCAAGGCGCGCTTCTGGACACTGGCAAATAACCTGAGGGAGAATGAATTAAACATTATAGAGTTTTAAAATTAAAATTTAAATATTGCCACCTAAAAAGCAGCGTGTTCCAGAATTTACAAGTGCCTAACCCAAAATACCAATAGCCTTTGCCATCCTTTGATTTGTCAGTCATTGCGAACACCCGAAGGGTGTGTGGCAACTTCATTACAAAAAAGCAAGATTGCTTCGGCTTCGCTCGCAATGACATTTTTCTATCGGCAGATTTAGTGCCTTAAAAATTTTTCTTGACATTATGCCTTTAAAAGTGTATAAGTAAATTATAATATACTTAAGGAGTAAACATGAAGCTTGAGGCAGAGTCTTTCAAGGTTATTTCGGTAGAAAGCAGAGTAAAAATTATTGAACTGCTCAAGGGAGGGCCGCTTTCTGTGAATACGATAGCTGAGGCATTAGGTATCAGCCAATCTGCAGTATCGCAGCACCTTCGCGTGCTAAAACAGGCGGGGCTGGTTGCAGATGAAAGAAAGGGCTATCACATCTACTATTCACTAAATAAGGATAAACTCAACAAATACCAGCAGGAATTAATAAAGGTCTGCACCTGCGGATGCGAACATGGCAGGAGAAAACACATTTCGGAGACAAAAGAGGCCTTATTGGAATATAGAAAGAGGCTTGAGAAAGAAATAAAACAGATAGAAAAAAGAATTGCAGAGATTGAAAAAGAGAGAAAGTAATCCTATTTTTTTATTATTTATATAAGTATATGCTAATAAACTAAATTCAAGGAGGCAACCCATGTGTCAGGGGAATATATCTGTAGATTTAAAAAAGAGTTGCGGCTGTGAACCAGAATCTGATAAAGGAATTCCAAACAAAGAGGAGTTGCTTACACAGTTAAAGGAATACAAAAGAAATCTGGAATCGGAACTTGCACTAGTCAAAAACAAATTAAAGGCTGTTCGATAATAAAGGCGGTTTTTATGTCATTCCTGCCCCGTATCAAGTACGGGGTAAACTCCAGCAGGAATCCAGAGAAACGAAAAACCTTTAAAAAACAACTGGATTCCCGTTTTCACGGGAATGACGGAATTGCGGTAGACAAAATTTGAAGTCTTTACAGTACCTTGATTTTCAAGGCTCTGTGAGTTTTTGAACAGGCTTAAATTAGGGAAGGAGGTGAATAAGCATGTCAGATATTAAGAAAGACAAGAAAATCGGGACATTAGGCAATGTTGTGCGTGAAATCAAAACATCAGGCTGTGGATGCGGTTGTGGTTGTGCTCCTGAAATCAAGAAGAAGTAGTGGGCTTAGCAGGGGAGGTAAACCCTCCCCTCCATCCCCTCCCGTCCCCGGCCTCGCTCCGCGAAGCGGGGCGGGCAAGGGAGGGGAAATAAAAAAAGAATCATCTCACCCTTTGCAGAGGAGTTTCACACTAAATTCCCTCTCCCCTTGTGGGAGAGGGCAAGGGTGAGGGGTAATCGGAGGTAATAAAATGCGTGAAATTCTGTTAACAGTGTTTACATGGATACACTTATTATCAGCAGTTGTCTGGATAGGCGGAATATTTTTCATTTTATTTGTTGCCCTTCCCAGTGCTAAGAAAACCCTTGAACAGCCAGGAAAACTCATGGGTGCTATTGGGAAAAAATTTGTGCCAATGGCAAACATCAGCATCTTGCTTATCTTTATAACTGGAATCTTTATGACTCTATCGTCGCACACTTTCTCTGACTTTGTCTCTCTTAACAGCCTGTGGTCACAAACACTATTCGCAAAAGTTTTAACAGCATTGGTAATGGCGAGCATTCATTTCTACAGGGGGTTAGTCCTGACACCTAAGATTGAACGGCTGACAGTAGAAGGTAGTTCTTCTGGAAAGATAAAAGAGCTACAGCGATTATCTTTAAATCTGGTCAAGACCAACCTTGTTCTGGGTATGATAGTTCTCTTTCTGACAGGAATGTTCTCGGTATACCGGGTTTACTAATACAAACGCAAAATGTTTTTTTACATTTATAAAATCTCCCCCCTGCTTAATACATGCAGGGGCAGGCTCTTGCCCCTCTTTTCCAAAGAGGGGGACAAAAAGAGAATTTCTTTTCCAAAGAGGGGAAATAGCGAGAAGGGCTTTACCAAAGAGGGGAAAAGGAATCTCCCCCTTTGAAAAAGGCAACCTCACTTAACTCCCCCTTTGAAAAAGGGGGATGTAGGGGGATTTTGTAAATTTTATTTTTGCGTTTGTACTAATTAAAACATGTGCAAAGACTGATTTGTTCATCACATATTTTCTTGTTTATAAAAGGTGCATTATTGTTT
This window of the Nitrospirota bacterium genome carries:
- a CDS encoding pyridoxamine 5'-phosphate oxidase family protein — encoded protein: MSYKDVLVFAKENPVCFLATMDGDQPHVRAFLSVFFDDDKIYFTTGAMKNVFKQLSKNPKVEICYCSQDFSRMMRITGEFEIIDDRAKKQKLIDERDYLKRFKADDPQFILLRLSHGKARFWTLANNLRENELNIIEF
- a CDS encoding metalloregulator ArsR/SmtB family transcription factor, translating into MKLEAESFKVISVESRVKIIELLKGGPLSVNTIAEALGISQSAVSQHLRVLKQAGLVADERKGYHIYYSLNKDKLNKYQQELIKVCTCGCEHGRRKHISETKEALLEYRKRLEKEIKQIEKRIAEIEKERK
- a CDS encoding DUF5320 domain-containing protein, coding for MCQGNISVDLKKSCGCEPESDKGIPNKEELLTQLKEYKRNLESELALVKNKLKAVR
- a CDS encoding DUF4149 domain-containing protein translates to MREILLTVFTWIHLLSAVVWIGGIFFILFVALPSAKKTLEQPGKLMGAIGKKFVPMANISILLIFITGIFMTLSSHTFSDFVSLNSLWSQTLFAKVLTALVMASIHFYRGLVLTPKIERLTVEGSSSGKIKELQRLSLNLVKTNLVLGMIVLFLTGMFSVYRVY